Proteins co-encoded in one Arachis hypogaea cultivar Tifrunner chromosome 13, arahy.Tifrunner.gnm2.J5K5, whole genome shotgun sequence genomic window:
- the LOC140177557 gene encoding protein FAR1-RELATED SEQUENCE 5-like, with protein sequence MQMMNMLKSGISTLHIFGLLASQAGGYEFIGYDSRDMYNEIARQRHQVPGDATRVLKKLEDMRQLGYQLFGDVITFDATYKKLSISHIQRVNHDNQTIVFAAALMWTKLLIYLAPTLAHICNEGKIMLGDYKILVFKQKWVHLIEEFGLEDKPWVNNMYEEKHMWTTAYIRGKLFTGVRTTSRCEGLHSVVARYVGSRYDLTNFVEHFQRCVTHLRFKKFNDDYESTRGVPVMQTCIELLERFAAEVYTQEIFLLFWPFLSRVGSTRVLNIKNHDDCLKYIVCKHGRPDFLWTVEFHQEEIIFMCSCLRMESFGILCEYIVKVMVDRDICEILRSLVLDRWTKKMKSALNDASGFTRNAVVISRQSALMEFSK encoded by the exons ATGCAAATGATGAACATGCTAAAGTCTGGGATTAGCACTTTACATATATTTGGTCTTCTAGCTAGCCAAGCAGGCGGGTATGAATTTATTGGCTATGATTCCAGAGATATGTACAATGAGATTGCAAGGCAAAGGCATCAAGTTCCTGGTGATGCAACACGAGTGTTGAAGAAGTTGGAGGATATGCG CCAACTAGGCTACCAACTCTTCGGGGATGTTATTACTTTTGATGCCACATACAAGAAGTTATCCATTAGTCATATTCAACGGGTTAACCACGACAACCAAACAATTGTTTTTGCTGCTGCGTTAATGTGGACGAAACTACTGATATATTTGGCTCCTACGTTAGCTCATATTTGCAATGAAGG GAAAATTATGTTGGGAGACTACAAGATTCTCGTATTTAAGCAGAAGTGGGTTCATCTTATTGAAGAATTTGGCCTTGAGGATAAGCCGTGGGTGAACAACATGTATGAAGAGAAGCATATGTGGACTACTGCATATATAAGAGGTAAGCTTTTTACTGGTGTTAGAACTACCTCAAGATGTGAAGGTTTACACTCAGTTGTGGCAAGGTATGTGGGGTCACGGTATGATTTGACAAATTTTGTAGAGCATTTTCAAAGGTGTGTTACACACTTgcgttttaaaaaatttaatgatgATTATGAATCTACACGTGGGGTGCCTGTCATGCAGACTTGTATAGAGCTACTAGAGAGATTTGCTGCTGAAGTATATACTCAGGAGATATTTCTATTGTTTTGGCCTTTTCTTTCTAGAGTTGGATCAACACGGGTGCTAAACATAAAGAATCACGATGATTGCTTAAAGTACATTGTGTGTAAGCATGGGAGACCCGATTTTCTGTGGACTGTTGAATTTCATCAAGAAGAAATTATCTTCATGTGTTCTTGTTTAAGAATGGAGTCATTTGGAATTCTTTGCGAATATATTGTGAAAGTTATGGTTGACAGAGACATTTGTGAGATTCTCCGGTCATTAGTGTTGGATAGATGGACAAAGAAGATGAAATCAGCACTCAATGATGCAAGTGGGTTCACCAGGAATGCTGTTGTTATTAGTCGTCAAAGTGCCTTGATGGAGTTTTCTAAATAA